A single region of the Deltaproteobacteria bacterium genome encodes:
- a CDS encoding MBL fold metallo-hydrolase: protein MRLEAGSVALFAGEGAGRRALLIERAGGSVLEGTLAFPGGRLEEGEDAEAGALRELREETGLVLPRERLEPAGDFLMEGYVPAPLRLRVFTAHLAEAEAAEPVAGDDAATAGWRPVGELLAGWAEGRLPLSDSVRAILEAREAGEVAAGALELRRGVQLLALPAPTLPPATHTNCYLLGTGEERILVDPGADDPADARPLLEALDALAAAGIRLREVWLTHHHRDHHAALPYLRARQTIRCRAHPLTARALPGGVVDATLRDEEVVELPGPIPQRWRVVATPGHTGDHLSFFEEARGSLLCGDHLAGVGTVIIDPPDGDLKAYLESLDRLEGLGADLLLPAHGPPSTLVGERIRMYRAHRLAREAAILAAMEAGAREIPAIVAAVYTDVPTYLHVFAERSVLAHLLKLEVEKRVLREGERWEPIG from the coding sequence ATGCGGCTCGAGGCGGGCTCGGTGGCGCTCTTCGCCGGTGAGGGCGCCGGGCGCCGGGCGCTGCTGATCGAGCGCGCCGGGGGCAGCGTCCTGGAGGGGACCCTCGCCTTCCCCGGCGGCCGGCTGGAGGAGGGGGAGGACGCCGAGGCCGGCGCGCTGCGAGAGCTGCGAGAGGAGACGGGGCTCGTGCTGCCGCGCGAGCGGCTGGAGCCCGCGGGCGACTTCCTCATGGAGGGCTACGTCCCCGCGCCGCTGCGCCTGCGCGTCTTCACGGCCCACCTCGCCGAAGCCGAGGCCGCCGAGCCGGTTGCGGGCGACGACGCGGCCACGGCGGGGTGGCGTCCGGTGGGCGAGCTGCTCGCGGGCTGGGCCGAAGGGCGGCTGCCCCTCTCCGACTCGGTGCGCGCGATCCTCGAGGCCCGCGAGGCCGGCGAGGTGGCGGCCGGAGCGCTGGAGCTGCGGCGGGGCGTGCAGCTCCTGGCCCTGCCCGCCCCCACCCTGCCGCCGGCCACCCACACCAACTGCTACCTCCTGGGCACGGGCGAGGAGCGGATCCTGGTCGACCCCGGCGCCGACGATCCCGCCGACGCCCGCCCCCTCCTCGAGGCCCTCGACGCGCTCGCGGCGGCGGGGATCCGTCTTCGGGAGGTCTGGCTCACCCATCACCACCGGGACCACCACGCCGCCCTGCCCTACCTGCGGGCGCGCCAGACGATCCGCTGCCGGGCCCACCCCCTCACCGCCCGGGCGCTGCCCGGGGGCGTGGTGGACGCGACCCTGCGCGACGAGGAGGTGGTCGAGCTGCCCGGCCCGATCCCCCAACGCTGGCGGGTCGTGGCCACCCCCGGGCACACCGGCGATCACCTGAGCTTCTTCGAGGAGGCCCGGGGCTCACTGCTCTGTGGAGATCACCTGGCGGGGGTGGGCACGGTGATCATCGATCCCCCCGACGGCGACCTGAAGGCCTACCTGGAGAGCCTCGACCGGCTGGAGGGGCTGGGGGCCGATCTCCTGCTGCCGGCCCACGGACCCCCGAGCACGCTGGTGGGCGAGCGGATCCGGATGTACCGCGCCCACCGCCTCGCCCGCGAGGCGGCGATCCTCGCGGCGATGGAGGCCGGAGCCCGGGAGATCCCGGCGATCGTGGCGGCGGTCTACACGGACGTGCCGACCTATCTGCACGTCTTCGCGGAGCGGAGCGTGCTGGCGCATCTGCTGAAGCTCGAGGTGGAGAAGCGGGTCCTTCGTGAGGGTGAGCGCTGGGAGCCGATCGGCTGA
- the mutY gene encoding A/G-specific adenine glycosylase — MASPRPSPRQRSQALEAWFGRAARDLPWRHRGRGAGERGYRVWVSEIMLQQTQVKTVVPYYLRWLERFPTLEALAGAREEAVLEAWAGLGYYRRARNLHRAARQVLEEQGGRLPRSAEALQALPGIGRYSAGAIASLAFGERSPIVDGNVARVLARLEGLAGDPRRPPLEPRLWALAGELVEAAGHPGRLNEALMELGALVCTPRSPACELCPLAAGCAAHRSGEPTRFPDRSPAPRRKQALATCGLIQDRRGALLLARRRPGLLGGLWEPPQLARVPGGLVPRGEVRHVFTHLELTLRVVQGSIARRDAHPPLAADLYEATAWSRAPEELPLSALARKALALV; from the coding sequence ATGGCCTCCCCGCGACCCTCGCCCCGGCAGCGCAGCCAGGCCCTCGAGGCCTGGTTCGGGCGCGCCGCCCGGGACCTGCCCTGGCGCCACCGGGGCCGCGGCGCCGGCGAGCGCGGCTACCGGGTCTGGGTCAGCGAGATCATGCTCCAGCAGACCCAGGTGAAGACGGTCGTGCCCTACTACCTGCGCTGGTTGGAGCGCTTCCCCACCCTCGAGGCGCTCGCCGGCGCGAGGGAGGAGGCGGTCCTCGAGGCCTGGGCCGGGCTCGGCTACTACCGCCGCGCGCGCAACCTCCACCGGGCCGCGCGGCAGGTGCTCGAGGAGCAGGGCGGCCGGCTGCCCCGGAGCGCCGAGGCCCTGCAGGCCCTGCCGGGGATCGGCCGCTACTCGGCCGGCGCCATCGCCTCCCTCGCCTTCGGGGAGCGTAGCCCCATCGTCGACGGCAACGTCGCCCGGGTCCTCGCTCGCCTCGAGGGCCTCGCGGGCGATCCGCGGCGCCCTCCCCTCGAGCCGAGGCTCTGGGCGCTGGCCGGCGAGCTGGTCGAGGCCGCCGGGCACCCCGGCCGCCTCAACGAGGCCCTGATGGAGCTGGGCGCCCTGGTCTGCACGCCCCGCTCCCCGGCCTGCGAGCTCTGCCCCCTCGCCGCGGGCTGCGCCGCCCACCGCTCGGGGGAGCCCACCCGCTTCCCCGATCGCAGCCCGGCGCCCCGGCGCAAGCAGGCGCTGGCGACCTGCGGCCTGATCCAGGACCGGCGGGGCGCGCTCCTCCTGGCCCGCCGGCGCCCCGGCCTCCTCGGCGGGCTCTGGGAGCCGCCCCAGCTGGCGCGGGTGCCCGGCGGCCTCGTGCCCCGCGGCGAGGTCCGCCACGTCTTCACCCACCTCGAGCTCACCCTGCGCGTCGTGCAGGGGAGTATCGCCCGCCGGGACGCGCACCCGCCCCTGGCCGCCGACCTCTACGAGGCGACGGCCTGGAGCCGCGCGCCGGAGGAGCTCCCCCTCTCGGCGCTGGCCCGCAAGGCCCTGGCCCTGGTCTGA
- a CDS encoding GAF domain-containing protein: protein AAAPPPPAPEPPPPAPTPAPAPAPAMEDDLGAVQAPVVISTDTDVRKVDQVQAPVVTSKERIGREVKKQTEAEIEEVLADLFQRTSEIFDATDARSALAFVLDLAMEKIPSDSGSVYRANISAHELTFAAARGPKADELLRLDIRVPVGTGLAGVCVQEGVGIAISDAHRDPRFFQAVSDKLGYEVKSVITVPIQHQGQVMGAVQLINRKKGTSFSVDDLSVLNYLAREAADYLVRTGEVTV from the coding sequence GGCCGCCGCCCCGCCACCCCCGGCACCCGAGCCGCCGCCCCCGGCGCCGACGCCGGCCCCGGCCCCGGCCCCGGCGATGGAGGACGACCTCGGCGCGGTGCAGGCGCCCGTGGTGATCTCCACCGACACCGACGTGCGCAAGGTCGATCAGGTGCAGGCGCCGGTGGTGACCTCCAAGGAGCGCATCGGCCGGGAGGTGAAGAAGCAGACCGAGGCGGAGATCGAGGAGGTCCTCGCCGACCTCTTCCAGCGCACCTCGGAGATCTTCGACGCCACCGACGCTCGCTCGGCCCTGGCCTTCGTCCTCGATCTGGCGATGGAGAAGATCCCCTCGGACTCGGGCAGCGTCTACCGCGCGAACATCTCGGCCCACGAGCTCACCTTCGCCGCCGCCCGCGGCCCCAAGGCCGACGAGCTGCTCCGGCTGGACATCCGGGTGCCGGTGGGCACCGGCCTCGCCGGGGTCTGCGTGCAGGAGGGGGTCGGCATCGCCATCTCCGACGCTCACCGCGACCCCCGCTTCTTCCAGGCCGTCTCCGACAAGCTCGGATACGAGGTGAAGTCGGTGATCACCGTGCCGATCCAGCACCAGGGTCAGGTCATGGGCGCCGTGCAGCTGATCAACCGCAAGAAGGGGACCTCCTTCTCGGTGGATGATCTCTCCGTGCTGAATTACCTGGCGCGGGAGGCGGCGGACTACCTCGTCCGGACCGGCGAGGTCACGGTCTAG